The following nucleotide sequence is from Cucumis melo cultivar AY chromosome 1, USDA_Cmelo_AY_1.0, whole genome shotgun sequence.
CAAAAAAATGTTTGGATGGCTGCCAATactctaacttttttttaaatgatttaaattttaaatcaaaCCACAAAATATATTCCAAATGCATCCAAAAGAAACCTATCATTATCTAAAAGAATCGACATGTCTATCGTTGCCACACGTCTTGTCCACAGTTGGGTGGGATACTTTGGGGTAGAGGTGCGAcaaaaatattaagtaatacaTCACGAAATTGCCTGGGAAATAGTATGTGTGGTAAACAACAAAACACTTTACTTAGAACAGTACAACCAAATCACTTCACTTATCTTTTGACTGAAGAACTTCTTCTATCAATTTATCCAGTTGTTTCCAAGCACAACCACCAAGTTTATATGCTTCTTCAGCTTTACTTTTCAAATTCATCACATTTTCCTTCATTTTCTTACCCTTTTCTCCATCCATTAACTCTCTTACTAACTCCTCCACTTCATTTCTTTTCACATTGTTATCAATTATTTCCATGCCAATCCCCCACTCAGTGCAACAATAACAACAGTTTGTATGTTGATCAGAAAAGAACAGCCAACATAACATTGGAACACCAGCACTTATACTCTCAATAGTTGAATTCCATCCACTATGTGTCAGAAACCCTCCTATTGAAGGGTGTTCCAACACTTGTTCTTGACAACACCAACTTGCTATCAAGCTTCTATCTTTGGTTTGTGTTACAAATTCATGAGGCAAAATGGCTGAATCTCCCACAATTAAATCAGGCCTTGTAATCCATAGAAATGGCTTCTTGCTATTTGCCAATCCCCAAGCAAACTCAATCAGTTGCTGTTTTGTTATCACTGTGATGCTACCAAAGTTAACATAAACCACAGAATTGGGTTCCTTTGAATTCAACCATTCAATGCATTCAGATTCCTCCACCCAAAGATTTGAACCTATTGCTCTTGTTTTTTCATCCTCAATTTGTTTGACCATCATGTGAAGTGGACCAACTGTATAATGACGAGGATTGGAGGAAGGGAGAGTGCTAGCCACTAATACATCCTTTTCAAGGTCATCATATGTGTTTAATATCAGTGCAGTTGCTTGGTTACGTATGTTTATGAATTGAATAACAAGATTTAGCATGAAATCATTTGGATCTGTTGTTCTAAACAAAGTAGGAAGATCCTTCAATCGTATATTCTCCTTTCCTTTAGTCCATTCTATTGTTTTTTCTAGATATCCATTGGTTAAATAGCTTGCATctgtaaaaaaaatgatataaagtaaaaaaaaagtaacaaaattaTTAGAACATTTTGTGGGTTAGAAATTTCATTAGAGATTTTAATACTATTTTCCCTCATAAAGGATTAAGTCATTACAACTCCTTAACTAAGCTGAAAGAATATTTACTAATGGAAACAATTTGTAGAAGTGTCAAAATATAGGTATATATTCATTTCTGACTTTGTGTTCAACATGTTTTATTGATCATA
It contains:
- the LOC103495416 gene encoding 7-deoxyloganetin glucosyltransferase-like gives rise to the protein MGYGISQNERPHAICFPFPSQGHITPMLNLAKLLHHRGFHITFVNTEYNHRRLLQSRGPDSLDGLPDFQFKTIPDGLPYSEANSTQDIPALCESINKTCLAPFCDLISQINLNASTSSNATPQVSCVVSDAVGFFSVSAAKQFKIPYALFFTASACSYLGYLQYPKLMKQGLVPLKDASYLTNGYLEKTIEWTKGKENIRLKDLPTLFRTTDPNDFMLNLVIQFINIRNQATALILNTYDDLEKDVLVASTLPSSNPRHYTVGPLHMMVKQIEDEKTRAIGSNLWVEESECIEWLNSKEPNSVVYVNFGSITVITKQQLIEFAWGLANSKKPFLWITRPDLIVGDSAILPHEFVTQTKDRSLIASWCCQEQVLEHPSIGGFLTHSGWNSTIESISAGVPMLCWLFFSDQHTNCCYCCTEWGIGMEIIDNNVKRNEVEELVRELMDGEKGKKMKENVMNLKSKAEEAYKLGGCAWKQLDKLIEEVLQSKDK